A window from Shimia isoporae encodes these proteins:
- a CDS encoding EcsC family protein has translation MDDYQILPSEPAEVIDLEAELDALAKRYQGASGLGIKVLGLLGLPVSGLLSSLPKEVQGGLATGTEAALKQAVKLAENSRGVLKDQPDWINASLTAALGAAGGLGGVTSALAELPVTVTVLLRAIQAVAVQHGFDPSHDSVKFDCLQVLAANGPFTEDEGADLSMLEQRAGLAVGGAKWIGAVIVPRLAPVLGQKLAAQAVPVIGAAMGAATNYAFTSYYQDIAHVHFRLRKLAVDADIPPEQLVEGMLKRLEKD, from the coding sequence ATGGATGATTACCAAATATTGCCCTCTGAACCGGCCGAAGTGATTGATCTGGAAGCTGAACTGGACGCGCTAGCAAAGCGGTACCAAGGTGCTTCGGGATTGGGGATCAAGGTGCTGGGGTTGCTCGGTTTGCCTGTTTCGGGATTGCTGTCCTCTCTGCCAAAAGAAGTGCAAGGCGGTTTGGCAACCGGGACCGAAGCGGCTCTGAAACAGGCGGTGAAGCTTGCCGAAAATTCACGTGGGGTTTTGAAGGATCAACCCGATTGGATTAACGCGTCTTTGACGGCCGCGCTGGGCGCAGCTGGTGGGCTGGGCGGCGTGACCTCTGCTTTGGCGGAGTTGCCGGTGACGGTGACTGTATTGCTCCGAGCCATTCAGGCCGTTGCAGTGCAGCACGGGTTCGACCCGAGCCACGACAGCGTGAAGTTCGACTGTCTTCAGGTTCTGGCGGCCAACGGTCCGTTTACCGAGGACGAAGGTGCGGATCTGTCAATGCTGGAGCAACGTGCAGGGCTTGCTGTAGGCGGGGCGAAATGGATCGGGGCGGTCATCGTACCCAGATTGGCACCTGTTCTTGGTCAGAAATTGGCTGCGCAAGCGGTTCCAGTGATAGGCGCGGCGATGGGTGCTGCGACCAACTATGCATTCACAAGTTATTATCAGGACATCGCCCACGTGCATTTCCGTCTTCGCAAACTGGCCGTTGACGCGGATATCCCTCCGGAACAGCTGGTTGAGGGCATGCTGAAGCGGTTGGAGAAAGACTAG
- a CDS encoding GNAT family N-acetyltransferase — MFRLAQETADDWWEVEALYDLCFAPGREALSSYRLRDGVPAVEALSLVARDEQDILAGAIRFWPVLIGAEKALLLGPVAVHPTHQGEGLGGLLIEDSLARAVQENWSRVMLVGDAPYYRRFGFEKLDNVVMPPPTNPDRILGRELFAGAWQGVTGDVHSVASG; from the coding sequence GTGTTCAGGCTTGCACAGGAAACGGCGGACGACTGGTGGGAGGTCGAAGCGCTTTATGATCTCTGCTTTGCGCCGGGGCGCGAGGCTTTGAGTTCATACCGCCTGCGAGACGGCGTGCCTGCGGTTGAAGCTTTGTCGCTGGTCGCGCGCGATGAACAGGACATTCTGGCCGGTGCTATCCGGTTTTGGCCTGTGCTCATTGGGGCTGAGAAGGCCTTGTTGCTCGGGCCGGTCGCGGTCCACCCGACCCATCAGGGCGAGGGGCTTGGCGGTTTATTGATCGAGGATAGCCTTGCGCGGGCTGTGCAGGAAAATTGGTCGCGTGTGATGTTGGTAGGGGATGCGCCGTATTACAGGCGTTTCGGCTTTGAGAAGCTCGACAATGTGGTCATGCCGCCTCCGACTAACCCTGATCGCATACTGGGGCGCGAGCTTTTTGCGGGGGCTTGGCAGGGTGTGACGGGTGACGTGCACTCGGTAGCCAGCGGTTGA
- a CDS encoding flavin reductase family protein has protein sequence MFYEPKDGHGLPHNPFNALITPRPIAWVSTRDANGVRNLAPYSFFNGTSYTPPQVMFASTGTKSDQPEGKDSLANIRETGVFCINIVEETMRDAMNVSTTGFDKDVDEFERAGLEAAQCDTIDCPRLVGAPASMECRMTQIVEQLGENNFIIMGEVTGIHMRDDCIVDGIFDVTTFRPLARLGYRDYSVVDNTFTLARPDD, from the coding sequence ATGTTCTATGAACCCAAAGACGGCCACGGCCTTCCCCATAACCCATTCAACGCCCTGATCACTCCGCGGCCAATCGCATGGGTTTCGACCCGCGATGCAAACGGCGTACGCAATCTCGCGCCCTATTCGTTCTTCAATGGCACATCCTACACCCCGCCTCAGGTTATGTTCGCCTCCACGGGCACCAAATCGGACCAGCCCGAAGGCAAGGACAGTCTCGCCAATATCCGTGAAACGGGTGTGTTCTGTATCAACATCGTCGAAGAAACCATGCGCGACGCAATGAACGTCTCCACAACTGGATTTGACAAGGACGTCGATGAATTCGAACGCGCTGGTCTGGAAGCCGCGCAGTGCGACACCATCGACTGCCCCCGCCTCGTGGGAGCCCCCGCCAGCATGGAATGCCGCATGACTCAGATCGTCGAGCAGCTTGGTGAAAACAATTTCATCATTATGGGCGAAGTCACCGGCATCCACATGCGTGACGACTGCATCGTGGACGGCATCTTCGATGTCACAACGTTCCGTCCGCTCGCCCGGCTGGGCTATCGCGACTACTCTGTGGTCGACAACACGTTCACGCTCGCGCGTCCCGACGACTGA
- a CDS encoding CatB-related O-acetyltransferase: protein MPLPDPKSAFPVVLPDGSTHMGTALLSAVIDQDNIEVGDFTYASDFDPPQDWAQRLAPYHFPMSKGILRIGKFCQIAHGVRFITSSANHALDGLSCYPFPIFGETMPDDYQPDQRDTIVGHDVWLGYGAIVGPGADIGHGAIIGAGAVVRGLIPPYSVVTGNPGTVVKRRFDDDTISRLLDIAWWNWPKDAIDLAIPAIMAGDIEALSKI from the coding sequence ATGCCCCTGCCCGATCCGAAATCCGCATTTCCCGTGGTGCTGCCTGATGGCAGCACACACATGGGCACCGCGCTATTGTCCGCTGTGATCGATCAGGACAACATCGAAGTTGGCGATTTCACCTATGCGTCCGATTTCGACCCACCGCAAGACTGGGCACAACGTCTCGCGCCATACCATTTCCCAATGTCCAAAGGCATTTTGCGTATTGGTAAGTTTTGCCAAATTGCACATGGCGTACGTTTCATAACAAGTTCCGCCAACCACGCTCTGGACGGCCTGTCGTGCTACCCGTTCCCGATCTTTGGCGAAACAATGCCGGATGACTATCAACCCGATCAGCGCGACACAATTGTGGGCCATGATGTCTGGTTGGGTTACGGCGCCATTGTTGGCCCTGGAGCAGACATTGGCCACGGCGCGATCATCGGAGCAGGCGCCGTCGTACGAGGCCTCATACCACCCTATAGCGTCGTCACAGGTAACCCCGGCACCGTTGTAAAAAGAAGGTTTGACGACGACACAATTTCCCGACTGCTGGACATTGCGTGGTGGAATTGGCCAAAAGATGCAATTGACCTTGCCATCCCTGCCATCATGGCTGGAGACATCGAGGCTCTATCAAAAATTTGA
- a CDS encoding AEC family transporter, with translation MTFLAILIGLLPSFLLVALGGLLRNRLSVNAWQGLDKLNFEILFPALLFVAASQRKIEVNAIATIAPIVWGLLAVGLAVGYLARKNGPERFLDFAGAWQTAWRFNTALAFIAIATTDKADAGVMAVCIGMAVPMANVFAVAGLSRGGSLGLWGTFKKIALNPFLLASLGGVVVGVSGLTIPAPVLAPLEMLAAAAIPIALISVGATMNWGALARLDRFSAHICATKLVVMPATALGVSLALGVGPALAVVLVIWAALPTASAAHVLATGFGADRELSATLVAQTTLLGAVTLPVWITVATLVF, from the coding sequence ATGACCTTTCTTGCCATTCTGATCGGGCTTTTGCCTTCGTTTTTGCTTGTCGCTTTAGGCGGGTTGCTACGTAACCGACTGAGTGTGAATGCGTGGCAGGGTTTGGATAAACTGAACTTTGAAATCTTGTTTCCGGCACTTTTGTTTGTGGCGGCGTCCCAACGGAAAATCGAAGTAAACGCAATAGCCACAATTGCGCCAATCGTTTGGGGGCTTCTGGCCGTGGGGTTGGCGGTTGGGTATCTCGCACGCAAAAACGGACCTGAGCGATTTCTGGATTTTGCTGGCGCCTGGCAGACGGCGTGGCGCTTCAATACAGCGCTTGCGTTCATTGCAATTGCGACCACGGACAAGGCTGACGCCGGAGTGATGGCGGTCTGTATAGGGATGGCGGTTCCAATGGCGAACGTGTTTGCCGTGGCCGGACTATCACGGGGAGGCAGTCTAGGGCTTTGGGGTACATTCAAAAAAATTGCACTCAATCCCTTTCTTCTGGCTTCGCTGGGCGGCGTAGTCGTGGGGGTCAGCGGTTTGACCATTCCTGCGCCGGTGCTGGCACCGCTGGAGATGCTGGCGGCGGCGGCCATTCCGATTGCGTTGATCTCGGTCGGGGCGACCATGAATTGGGGCGCGCTGGCACGACTTGACCGGTTCAGCGCGCACATATGCGCCACGAAGTTGGTCGTGATGCCGGCCACGGCGCTGGGGGTCTCTTTGGCGTTGGGGGTCGGACCGGCCTTGGCTGTGGTGTTGGTGATCTGGGCTGCCTTACCGACAGCCAGTGCGGCGCACGTTCTGGCGACGGGCTTTGGCGCAGATCGCGAGCTTTCAGCAACATTGGTTGCCCAGACGACCTTGCTTGGCGCGGTAACGCTGCCGGTTTGGATCACAGTGGCGACCTTGGTTTTCTAG
- a CDS encoding SulP family inorganic anion transporter, translating into MRRAALAMLAKNISPPNLSIMQDEGLTAGRIKTEVLSGLTVALALVPEAVAFAFVAGVHPLVGLYAAFMVGLITAVIGGRPGMISGATGALAVVMVALVAEHGVEYLFATVILMGILQVFAGVMHWGKFIRLVPHPVMLGFVNGLAIVIFLAQLTQFKDPANTEQWLAGPQLAMMLGLVALTMAIIWGLPKVTKVVPAPLAGIGITALVVIGFGINVPTVGDMASIKGGLPTFHVPFGSGEGLYPPALLAPFNLETLYIILPYAVILAAIGLIESLLTLNLVGEMTGKRGGASQECIAQGVANVTTGFFGGMGGCAMIGQSMINVKSGGRTRIAGICAALFLLLFIVVASPLIEQIPLAALVGVMFMVVIGTFAWNSFKIMRKVPAMDAFVIVLVTVVTVLEDLAVAVVVGVIVSALAYAWQNARRIHAVTRDSESDPGAKVYEIEGPLFFGSSDGFTELFEIDSDPAHVIVDFARSRVVDQSALQAIETVAAKYEAAGKQLVLRHLSRDCHELLSRAGNLMVDSDDDPEYEVAVDYSVRTGVFGGGH; encoded by the coding sequence ATGAGACGCGCGGCGTTGGCCATGCTGGCCAAGAATATTTCCCCTCCCAATTTGTCGATCATGCAAGACGAAGGTTTGACCGCTGGCCGGATCAAAACCGAGGTTCTGTCCGGCCTGACCGTGGCCCTGGCTCTGGTGCCCGAAGCCGTTGCCTTTGCATTCGTGGCAGGTGTCCACCCGTTGGTTGGTCTTTATGCGGCCTTCATGGTGGGACTGATCACGGCTGTGATCGGTGGTCGCCCGGGTATGATTTCAGGCGCGACAGGCGCGCTAGCAGTTGTCATGGTCGCTTTGGTGGCTGAGCACGGCGTAGAGTACCTCTTTGCCACAGTCATTCTTATGGGAATCTTGCAGGTCTTTGCGGGGGTCATGCACTGGGGCAAATTTATCCGTCTGGTGCCGCATCCTGTGATGCTTGGCTTTGTGAACGGTCTGGCGATTGTGATCTTTTTGGCCCAGCTCACGCAATTCAAAGACCCCGCCAACACCGAACAATGGTTGGCAGGACCGCAGTTGGCGATGATGCTGGGCTTGGTTGCATTGACCATGGCGATCATTTGGGGATTACCCAAAGTAACCAAGGTTGTGCCTGCACCCCTTGCTGGGATTGGTATCACCGCGTTGGTGGTAATTGGTTTCGGCATCAACGTACCGACGGTGGGTGATATGGCTTCGATCAAAGGCGGCTTGCCGACTTTCCATGTGCCGTTTGGCTCTGGAGAGGGGCTCTACCCGCCGGCACTTTTGGCGCCTTTCAACCTTGAAACACTTTATATCATCCTGCCGTACGCAGTGATCCTCGCGGCAATCGGGCTGATCGAAAGTCTGCTCACTCTGAACCTTGTAGGCGAGATGACCGGCAAGCGCGGTGGCGCATCGCAGGAATGCATCGCGCAAGGCGTCGCCAATGTCACGACTGGTTTCTTCGGGGGCATGGGTGGCTGCGCGATGATTGGTCAGTCGATGATCAACGTGAAATCGGGGGGACGGACGCGGATTGCTGGTATCTGTGCGGCTCTGTTCCTGCTGTTGTTTATCGTCGTGGCGAGTCCCTTGATTGAGCAGATCCCACTGGCGGCACTTGTGGGTGTTATGTTCATGGTGGTTATCGGCACCTTCGCTTGGAACAGCTTTAAGATCATGCGCAAGGTTCCGGCAATGGATGCTTTTGTGATCGTGCTGGTCACCGTGGTGACGGTCCTTGAAGATCTCGCGGTGGCGGTTGTGGTCGGCGTAATCGTGAGCGCATTGGCTTACGCTTGGCAGAATGCGCGTCGCATTCACGCAGTCACACGTGACAGTGAGAGTGATCCCGGCGCGAAAGTGTACGAGATCGAAGGTCCGCTGTTCTTCGGGTCTTCTGACGGCTTCACCGAGCTTTTTGAGATCGACAGCGATCCGGCGCATGTGATCGTCGATTTTGCGCGGTCGCGCGTAGTAGACCAATCCGCGCTGCAGGCTATTGAAACCGTGGCAGCGAAATATGAAGCGGCGGGCAAGCAATTGGTGCTGCGCCACTTGAGCCGTGATTGTCACGAACTGTTAAGCCGTGCCGGTAACCTCATGGTCGATAGCGATGACGATCCCGAATACGAGGTGGCTGTCGATTACTCCGTACGCACGGGCGTGTTCGGAGGCGGTCACTGA
- a CDS encoding PA14 domain-containing protein, which translates to MKSFIAKGLSVISLMVAGAVSAQEIEVTPANPQPSGLKQGLKVSYYTGERSIRTVGNAKQRVSKAKPGKPLPGLNFPDKGRGAEVLTSGLAELVVADITGYIKFPAAGTYDLEFFTNDGAEFWIGGQTVAKLNGITPCASAGRPKIKVPSAGWYDFRAVYFQKEGTACLESEWKAPGGKRQLIPNSAFGYK; encoded by the coding sequence ATGAAATCGTTTATTGCCAAGGGCTTGTCCGTGATTTCGTTGATGGTTGCAGGCGCGGTCAGCGCGCAGGAAATTGAGGTTACACCCGCAAATCCGCAGCCTTCGGGACTGAAGCAAGGTCTCAAGGTTTCCTATTATACCGGCGAGCGGTCTATCCGCACTGTCGGGAACGCCAAACAGCGAGTGAGCAAAGCGAAACCCGGAAAACCGCTTCCAGGATTGAATTTTCCGGACAAGGGCCGTGGTGCAGAGGTGCTGACATCTGGTCTTGCCGAGCTGGTGGTCGCGGACATCACGGGCTACATCAAGTTTCCGGCAGCGGGCACTTATGACCTTGAATTCTTTACGAATGATGGTGCGGAGTTCTGGATCGGCGGTCAGACGGTGGCAAAACTAAACGGCATCACCCCATGCGCCAGCGCGGGCCGTCCGAAGATCAAGGTGCCAAGTGCGGGATGGTACGATTTCCGAGCCGTTTATTTCCAAAAAGAGGGTACGGCGTGCCTTGAGTCTGAATGGAAAGCGCCTGGCGGTAAGCGCCAGCTGATCCCCAATTCGGCCTTCGGATATAAGTAA
- the gph gene encoding phosphoglycolate phosphatase (PGP is an essential enzyme in the glycolate salvage pathway in higher organisms (photorespiration in plants). Phosphoglycolate results from the oxidase activity of RubisCO in the Calvin cycle when concentrations of carbon dioxide are low relative to oxygen. This enzyme is a member of the Haloacid Dehalogenase (HAD) superfamily of aspartate-nucleophile hydrolase enzymes (PF00702).), translated as MAKAVIFDLDGTLIDSAPEIQDAVNRVWTSRGFEPFDLPTLISFVGNGLPTLVRLAMEARDIQGEAYRSLHDEVLDIYNAADGSLTKPYEGVSETLEDLSLQGFRLGICTNKPEGAARHVLRLLGWDDVFEVVIGGDTLAWRKPDRRPLDAVCEALGASSVLYVGDSEVDAETAVAANVKFALFTEGYRKSPLSQIPHDYRFSNYDAFSKILMDVF; from the coding sequence ATGGCAAAGGCAGTCATTTTCGATCTGGACGGCACCCTGATCGATAGCGCCCCCGAGATTCAGGATGCGGTGAACCGTGTATGGACATCTCGTGGGTTCGAACCTTTTGACTTGCCGACATTGATCTCCTTCGTTGGGAATGGATTGCCAACATTGGTTCGTTTGGCAATGGAAGCGCGTGACATTCAGGGCGAAGCATACCGGAGCCTGCATGACGAAGTTCTCGATATTTACAACGCGGCGGACGGGTCGTTAACCAAACCGTACGAAGGTGTTTCGGAAACGCTCGAAGACCTTTCTTTGCAAGGTTTTCGTCTCGGAATATGTACTAACAAACCGGAAGGCGCAGCGCGGCACGTGTTGCGATTGCTGGGTTGGGATGATGTGTTCGAAGTCGTGATAGGTGGCGATACCTTGGCTTGGCGAAAACCGGATAGGCGTCCCCTTGATGCCGTTTGTGAGGCTCTTGGAGCTTCGTCCGTGCTTTATGTCGGAGACAGTGAGGTAGATGCGGAAACGGCGGTAGCCGCGAACGTGAAATTTGCATTGTTCACAGAGGGGTATCGAAAATCTCCCCTTTCACAAATTCCGCACGACTACCGGTTTTCCAACTACGACGCGTTCAGCAAGATACTTATGGATGTCTTTTGA
- a CDS encoding urate hydroxylase PuuD — protein MADLAIIWDWLGFAVRWLHVITAIAWIGSSFYFIALDLGLRKAPDLPKGAHGEEWQVHGGGFYHVRKYLVAPAEMPDHLTWFKWESYSTWLSGAALLMIVYWAGGELYLIDQAKAELALWQGILISAASLTVGWIVYDALCKSPLGDHPTVLMLLLFALLVAMGYGYNQIFTGRAMMLHLGAFTATIMTANVFFIIMPNQRIVVKDLQEGRTPDAKYGKIAKLRSTHNNYLTLPVVFLMLSNHYPLAFASEYNWLIAALVFLMGVTIRHFFNSMHARKGKPYWTWAVTAFLFIAIMWLSTAPLTQSDIEEEEARALTPTEQVFADAAGFEDVTDIVLGRCSMCHAREPGYDGIHRAPKNVLLETPSEVAAYAQQIFLQSGVTDAMPPANVSWMEPEERRAIVAWYRAANGDS, from the coding sequence ATGGCTGACTTGGCGATTATCTGGGACTGGCTGGGATTTGCCGTGCGGTGGCTACATGTGATCACTGCGATCGCCTGGATCGGATCCTCTTTCTATTTTATCGCTTTGGACCTCGGATTGCGCAAGGCGCCGGATCTTCCAAAGGGGGCACACGGGGAGGAGTGGCAGGTCCACGGAGGCGGATTCTATCATGTTCGCAAGTACCTTGTTGCACCCGCCGAGATGCCCGATCACCTGACATGGTTCAAATGGGAAAGCTATTCCACATGGCTTTCTGGGGCTGCTCTGCTGATGATTGTTTATTGGGCCGGTGGCGAGCTTTACTTGATTGATCAGGCCAAAGCCGAATTGGCGCTATGGCAGGGTATTTTGATTTCCGCAGCTTCGCTGACAGTGGGTTGGATAGTCTACGACGCACTCTGCAAGTCGCCGTTGGGCGACCATCCTACCGTACTCATGCTGCTGCTGTTCGCGCTTCTGGTGGCCATGGGCTACGGATATAACCAGATTTTCACCGGGCGTGCGATGATGCTTCATCTCGGCGCTTTCACCGCGACGATAATGACCGCGAATGTGTTTTTCATTATCATGCCGAACCAACGGATTGTGGTGAAGGATCTTCAAGAAGGCCGAACTCCCGATGCGAAATATGGCAAAATTGCCAAGCTGCGGTCGACGCACAATAATTATCTGACCTTGCCCGTAGTATTTCTGATGTTGTCCAACCACTATCCATTGGCTTTTGCCAGTGAGTACAATTGGTTGATTGCTGCGCTCGTGTTCCTGATGGGGGTGACCATCCGCCATTTCTTCAATTCGATGCACGCGCGGAAGGGCAAACCATATTGGACATGGGCAGTTACCGCATTTTTGTTCATCGCGATAATGTGGCTCTCCACGGCTCCTTTGACACAATCTGATATTGAGGAAGAAGAGGCGCGTGCTTTGACGCCAACCGAACAGGTGTTCGCGGACGCGGCTGGTTTTGAGGACGTGACGGACATCGTTTTGGGACGGTGCTCGATGTGCCATGCACGGGAACCGGGGTATGACGGCATCCATCGTGCGCCAAAAAATGTTCTTTTGGAAACGCCCTCCGAGGTTGCGGCATATGCCCAACAGATTTTCTTGCAGTCTGGCGTGACGGATGCGATGCCTCCTGCGAACGTAAGCTGGATGGAGCCTGAGGAGCGTCGTGCCATTGTCGCATGGTATCGGGCAGCAAACGGCGACAGCTGA
- a CDS encoding LysR family transcriptional regulator → MSYFDNIRTFVRVYELGSMSAAARDQRISAAVASSRISQLEDYLSVRLFHRTTRQLNPTEQGNIFYEGACKILEAIDEAEAAVNSITQSPRGLLHVAAPLGVGRRLIAPLIPEFKREYPLIDLRLRLSDRKLDLTAEGLDVAFFLGVPEDSTLRIKKIADCDRVLCAAPAYLAERGTPETPSQLTNGTHDCLNLRYPGAPEFQWPLETPNGIQRFAVKGPFESDDGDVLTNWARDGLGITLKPVFEIAEHLGAGTLRPILEDTPPVSIQMALLYTHRRHQDPKTRLFIEWMTPRVQAELRKSLANASA, encoded by the coding sequence ATGTCCTACTTTGACAATATCCGAACTTTTGTCCGCGTATATGAACTCGGAAGCATGTCTGCTGCAGCCCGCGACCAGCGTATTTCGGCCGCAGTTGCTTCGTCACGTATTTCTCAGTTGGAAGACTACCTGAGTGTTCGCTTGTTTCATCGGACCACGCGGCAACTGAACCCGACTGAACAAGGCAACATTTTCTACGAAGGTGCCTGTAAAATTCTTGAGGCAATTGATGAAGCCGAGGCCGCAGTTAATTCCATCACGCAAAGCCCAAGAGGCCTCTTGCATGTCGCCGCGCCCCTCGGGGTCGGACGCAGGTTGATCGCTCCTTTGATCCCTGAATTCAAACGAGAGTATCCACTTATTGACCTGCGCCTGCGGCTTTCAGACCGCAAGTTGGACCTCACAGCGGAAGGCTTGGATGTCGCTTTCTTCCTCGGGGTGCCTGAAGACAGTACTCTGCGGATCAAGAAAATTGCGGATTGTGATCGTGTATTATGTGCCGCCCCTGCCTATCTTGCCGAACGCGGCACTCCGGAAACACCAAGCCAGTTAACCAACGGCACGCACGATTGCCTCAATCTCCGCTACCCTGGCGCCCCGGAATTCCAATGGCCACTGGAAACACCAAACGGAATTCAACGGTTTGCGGTTAAAGGACCATTTGAGTCCGATGACGGTGACGTTCTGACAAACTGGGCGCGTGACGGCCTTGGTATCACCCTAAAGCCAGTTTTCGAGATTGCAGAGCACCTTGGTGCAGGCACTCTACGCCCAATTTTGGAGGACACACCACCTGTCTCAATTCAAATGGCGCTCTTGTACACTCACCGAAGACATCAGGATCCCAAAACTCGCCTTTTCATCGAGTGGATGACACCCAGAGTTCAGGCAGAATTGCGAAAAAGCCTCGCAAACGCCTCAGCTTAG
- the uraH gene encoding hydroxyisourate hydrolase: MAGYLTTHILDTARGCPARGIKIALYRVSGNSHRKIAEAVTNADGRTDTPILPESEFKTGSYELIFFCGDYLRDTGQADGETLFLDNVPIRFGMDTEDHYHVPLLLSPFGYSTYRGS; this comes from the coding sequence ATGGCTGGCTATCTTACTACGCATATTCTGGACACAGCGCGAGGCTGCCCTGCACGGGGCATAAAAATCGCGCTGTATCGCGTATCGGGGAATTCGCACCGCAAGATTGCGGAGGCTGTGACCAATGCAGACGGTCGGACAGATACGCCGATCCTGCCTGAGAGTGAATTCAAGACGGGTAGTTACGAGTTGATCTTCTTCTGCGGTGACTATTTGCGCGACACGGGTCAGGCCGACGGTGAAACTCTGTTTCTGGACAACGTGCCGATCCGATTTGGCATGGATACGGAAGACCACTACCATGTTCCGTTGTTGCTTTCTCCCTTCGGTTATTCGACCTATCGCGGCAGCTAA
- the puuE gene encoding allantoinase PuuE, translating to MNRYARDMRGYGPNPPQPQWPNDAKIAVQFVLNYEEGGENCVLHGDAGSEAFLSDIAGAASWPGQRHWNMESIYEYGARAGFWRLHRLFTGADIPVTIYGVATALARSPEQVAAMKAADWEIASHGLKWVEHKDMPEEEERAAIAEAIRLHTEVVGERPRGWYTGRCSENTVSLVAQEGGFDYVSDTYDDDLPYWLEVGGHHQLIIPYTLEANDMRFATAPGYITGEQFFTYLKDAFDVLYEEGIDGAPKMMSIGLHCRLIGRPGKLAGLKKFINYIKGFEGVWTPRRIDIADHWKANHPHVRMDRPSQMTKVQFVERFGGIFEHSQWVAEGAFELELGLAHDSAVGLHNALCRVFRTAPKVERLGVLTAHPDLAGKLAAAGRLTEESTSEQASAGLDLLTDTERETFTRLNEEYVAKHGFPFIIAVRDHNKASILSAFERRIGHDTDTEFAEACKQVERIAHFRLQDILP from the coding sequence GTGAACCGTTACGCTCGTGACATGCGGGGCTATGGCCCCAATCCGCCGCAACCTCAGTGGCCAAACGACGCGAAAATCGCGGTTCAGTTTGTGCTAAACTACGAAGAAGGTGGGGAAAATTGCGTCCTACATGGAGACGCTGGATCAGAAGCATTCCTTTCGGATATCGCAGGCGCCGCTTCGTGGCCCGGTCAGCGGCACTGGAACATGGAGTCCATTTACGAGTACGGCGCGCGCGCTGGGTTCTGGCGGCTACACCGCCTATTCACGGGTGCAGATATTCCTGTAACCATCTACGGCGTCGCAACTGCACTTGCTCGAAGCCCGGAGCAGGTCGCTGCGATGAAGGCCGCGGACTGGGAAATCGCATCACATGGGCTTAAGTGGGTCGAACACAAAGACATGCCGGAAGAAGAAGAGCGTGCGGCCATTGCCGAAGCAATTCGTCTTCACACAGAAGTTGTGGGCGAGCGCCCGCGTGGCTGGTACACGGGAAGATGCTCTGAAAACACCGTAAGCCTGGTCGCTCAAGAAGGTGGTTTTGATTACGTTTCAGACACTTATGACGATGATCTTCCTTATTGGCTTGAAGTTGGCGGCCATCACCAACTGATCATTCCCTATACTCTTGAAGCCAACGACATGCGATTTGCAACGGCGCCTGGCTACATCACCGGAGAGCAATTCTTCACGTATCTGAAAGATGCGTTCGATGTTCTCTATGAAGAAGGTATCGACGGCGCGCCCAAAATGATGTCAATCGGCCTGCATTGCAGATTGATCGGGCGACCTGGAAAACTGGCCGGCCTGAAAAAATTTATCAACTATATCAAAGGCTTTGAAGGCGTTTGGACACCCCGTCGAATAGACATAGCCGACCATTGGAAGGCAAACCATCCGCACGTTCGGATGGACCGTCCAAGTCAAATGACCAAAGTACAGTTTGTCGAGAGATTTGGCGGCATTTTCGAGCATTCTCAATGGGTTGCAGAAGGGGCTTTTGAGTTAGAACTTGGTCTTGCCCACGACAGCGCGGTCGGCCTGCATAATGCGCTTTGCCGCGTATTCCGCACTGCTCCAAAAGTTGAAAGGCTCGGCGTTCTGACTGCACACCCCGACCTTGCAGGCAAGCTGGCGGCCGCTGGTCGTCTCACGGAGGAAAGCACGTCCGAACAGGCCAGCGCAGGCCTGGATTTGCTTACTGACACCGAGCGCGAAACGTTTACGCGTCTCAACGAAGAATACGTGGCCAAACACGGTTTTCCCTTCATCATCGCTGTGCGAGACCACAACAAGGCGTCGATCCTCTCAGCGTTTGAGCGGCGGATCGGACATGACACAGACACTGAGTTTGCAGAAGCCTGCAAACAAGTGGAGCGCATCGCCCATTTCAGGCTGCAGGATATTCTACCGTGA